A region of Planococcus sp. MSAK28401 DNA encodes the following proteins:
- a CDS encoding PadR family transcriptional regulator produces the protein MKSYNNTTYAILGILTTDCTSGYSIKQFMDQSLNHFWKISYGQIYPTLKLLVEDGLAEVKSASTSGRADKNEYFLTEKGLATLKNWIEQPIDQVPAERNEVLLKLFFGSHQSPERTVSLLEEYQKTLEARHATYEAIEQGIRHNHHEEQDAMYWLFTLDYGKRVTQAAIGWCEYTLKNIR, from the coding sequence GTGAAATCATACAATAATACAACCTACGCCATATTGGGCATCTTGACGACAGACTGCACTTCGGGCTACTCCATCAAACAATTCATGGATCAAAGCTTGAATCATTTTTGGAAAATCAGCTACGGCCAAATCTATCCTACGCTCAAGCTGCTTGTCGAAGATGGCTTGGCGGAAGTAAAAAGCGCCTCTACGTCGGGCCGAGCGGATAAAAACGAGTATTTCCTCACCGAAAAAGGCTTGGCGACATTGAAAAATTGGATCGAGCAACCCATCGATCAAGTTCCAGCTGAGCGCAACGAAGTGTTGCTGAAATTATTTTTTGGCTCCCACCAATCTCCTGAGCGCACTGTTTCCCTCCTTGAGGAGTATCAAAAAACCTTGGAAGCCCGCCATGCTACGTATGAAGCGATCGAACAGGGCATCCGCCACAACCATCACGAAGAGCAAGACGCCATGTACTGGCTGTTCACTTTGGATTACGGAAAACGAGTCACACAAGCGGCCATTGGGTGGTGTGAATATACTTTGAAGAATATCCGATAA
- a CDS encoding DUF2294 domain-containing protein, which yields MPVSKKRKLESEISEAFIKFQRELIGRGPQEARTYIVEDMVITRFKGVLTVEEKHLVENNDGRKLVKKMRQLLREMYSTNYENIVEKCTGARVHSSHSDISTKIGERIEVFIVDRDLEKELN from the coding sequence ATGCCAGTTTCGAAAAAAAGAAAACTAGAATCAGAGATTAGCGAAGCCTTTATTAAGTTCCAGCGTGAACTTATTGGACGCGGACCGCAGGAAGCCAGAACGTATATTGTTGAAGATATGGTGATCACCCGTTTTAAAGGCGTATTAACGGTTGAGGAAAAACACCTTGTGGAAAATAATGACGGCAGAAAGCTTGTTAAAAAAATGAGGCAGCTATTAAGAGAGATGTATAGCACCAATTACGAAAACATCGTGGAAAAGTGTACAGGCGCCCGTGTTCATTCAAGCCATAGTGATATCAGCACGAAAATCGGTGAAAGAATCGAAGTATTTATCGTCGATAGGGACTTGGAAAAAGAATTAAATTAA
- a CDS encoding potassium-transporting ATPase subunit F, translating into MSLLLITVAAVSIYLLYVLINPEKF; encoded by the coding sequence ATGAGTTTGCTGTTGATTACGGTCGCCGCAGTTTCAATTTATTTATTGTATGTGTTAATAAATCCAGAAAAATTTTAA
- a CDS encoding DUF4188 domain-containing protein yields MAQQVFPGRFTTENTEDIVVFIIGMRFNNRLAVNRWFPVFSAMPGMIKELYTHKEELGFLSMESYFGLRTTTMIQYWRSTDDLLAYARNDKHLTAWKKFNQNARNNDAVGIYHETFQVQPGQYESVYVNMPFYGLGKTLEHQPIGSAKSSARQRLKTQ; encoded by the coding sequence ATGGCACAGCAAGTTTTTCCCGGACGTTTCACTACGGAAAACACGGAGGATATTGTCGTTTTCATCATTGGCATGCGCTTCAACAACCGGTTGGCAGTGAACAGATGGTTTCCGGTCTTCAGTGCGATGCCCGGCATGATCAAGGAACTCTATACGCATAAGGAAGAACTCGGATTTTTGTCGATGGAAAGCTATTTTGGATTGCGCACCACAACGATGATCCAGTATTGGCGCTCGACCGACGACTTGCTTGCGTATGCGCGCAACGACAAGCATTTAACGGCCTGGAAAAAATTCAATCAGAATGCACGTAATAATGACGCCGTCGGAATTTACCATGAAACTTTCCAAGTTCAACCCGGGCAGTACGAATCGGTTTACGTAAACATGCCGTTCTATGGTTTGGGCAAGACTTTAGAACATCAACCCATAGGTTCAGCTAAAAGTTCTGCCCGCCAACGCCTTAAAACGCAGTGA